The Methanooceanicella nereidis genomic interval CAGGGCTATGCTGAATAATCGTGAATTCTACACAATGATCGGCATCATAAGAGACGTCGAGCTAAAGATAGAAAGAATGGAAAAGGAAGAAGTTACTGAAGAGGAAAGCTCATAAATTTAATTTAGTTTTTTGAGCTGGTGCGCTTTTAATAAAAAACAATTGACAGGACTGTGATGTCGTCATATACATCTAGACCGGGTCGATTTAATTGCCGCGGAATATGACTTCGAACTCGCAAACGTCATCGCCGATACACTGGCATTTTGTCTCCCGGACATATACCATTTTACCATATATGCTCTCTAAAGCGCCTGCGATCAACCCTGCCTCAAAAAAGCACGCTTTACGGCCCATTTGTTCCATTGTCGAACATGTAAGACAATTGCTGACCTTGAAAACCCTACTGTTCCGGCTATCAATTTCCAGCGATCCTACATGGTTCCTTCTCATATAGCCTGCAAGGCTCTCGATGTCGCGTATGTCAAGAGGGCGTATCAGCTCTTTTCCGGCACGGTACATGGCGGCTTCCCTGTCGGGGCGTATCATATTTCCGTATGCATTCTCATTGCTGGATCCAAAAACCTGCATGATCCGACCTCCGTCATATTTTATGCAAGGGGTCTTTTAATTCCTGCAATATTAGTCCTTAGGATAGAGCGACTTGAAAATATCCTATTTAGAAAATATAAAATATATGAGCGGATCCCGGATAAGCCATAATAACTGTCCGGGATATGTGGTCGCTAACGTGAACGTAAAATTTTTCATGCTTCAGGATGATTTAAAAATATGCGATTACTGGCTGTCACAGATTTTCATAATGTATACGATAGGGTCCCCGATATTTTGAGCAAGGCCGGAAAAGTTGACGGTACGCTGCTGGCAGGGGATCTCACCCATTTCGGGCCGTCGGAGAAAGCAAAAACACTTCTAGGCATGTTGCCAAAGCCCGTAATGGCGATACCCGGGAACTGTGATAAAAAAGACATCGTAAACCTGCTTCGCTCCGAAGACGCGAATTTACACGAGTGCAGCATGAAGTTAAACGATGTAACGTTCATCGGTATAGGGGGCTCAAACCCTACGCCGTTCAATACGCCTTTTGAGCTTGAGGAATCAGAGATCAGGTCAAAAGTTGAAAAGCTTTTAGAGAGCGTTACCAGGCCTGT includes:
- a CDS encoding V4R domain-containing protein — encoded protein: MQVFGSSNENAYGNMIRPDREAAMYRAGKELIRPLDIRDIESLAGYMRRNHVGSLEIDSRNSRVFKVSNCLTCSTMEQMGRKACFFEAGLIAGALESIYGKMVYVRETKCQCIGDDVCEFEVIFRGN
- a CDS encoding metallophosphoesterase family protein, yielding MRLLAVTDFHNVYDRVPDILSKAGKVDGTLLAGDLTHFGPSEKAKTLLGMLPKPVMAIPGNCDKKDIVNLLRSEDANLHECSMKLNDVTFIGIGGSNPTPFNTPFELEESEIRSKVEKLLESVTRPVVLLSHAPPKGAQDEIPGGIHVGSEAVAELAPNFIAIVCGHIHEGKGISKLGNTLVVNPGSASVGSAAIIDIDKSGNVKAELI